A window of the Equus asinus isolate D_3611 breed Donkey chromosome 20, EquAss-T2T_v2, whole genome shotgun sequence genome harbors these coding sequences:
- the LOC106837774 gene encoding olfactory receptor 2AG2-like, whose amino-acid sequence MERWNSTRGSGFILTGILNDSGSPELLCATVAVLYMLALTSNGLLLLVITMDAQLRVPMYLLLRQLSLMDLLFTSVVTPKAIVDFLRVENTISFGGCALQMFLALMLGGAEDLLLAFMAYDRYVAICHPLNYMVLMRPRICWLMAATSWILASLSALGHTLYTMHFPFCASRKIRHLLCEIPPLLKLACADTSRYEFLVYVTGVTFLLFPLSVIAASYTLILLTVFHMPSNEGRQKALITCSSHLTVVGMFYGAAMLMYVLPSSLHSPKQDNIISVFYTIVTPALNPLIYSLRNKEVMGALRRVLAKNVLLTYSNI is encoded by the coding sequence ATGGAGCGCTGGAATTCCACCCGGGGAAGTGGCTTCATATTGACGGGGATTCTGAATGACAGTGGTTCTCCTGAGCTGCTGTGTGCCACAGTCGCAGTCCTGTACATGTTGGCCCTGACTAGCAATGGCCTGCTGCTCCTGGTCATCACAATGGATGCCCAACTCCGTGTGCCCATGTACCTCTTGCTCAGGCAGCTCTCGCTGATGGACCTCCTCTTCACATCTGTTGTCACTCCCAAGGCCATCGTGGATTTTCTGCGTGTTGAAAACACCATCTCCTTTGGGGGCTGTGCCCTTCAGATGTTCCTGGCATTGATGCTGGGCGGTGCAGAGGACCTCCTACTGGCCTTCATGGCCTATGACAGGTATGTGGCCATTTGCCATCCTCTGAACTACATGGTCCTCATGAGGCCCAGGATCTGCTGGCTCATGGCGGCCACATCCTGGATCCTGGCATCCCTCAGTGCTTTAGGACATACTTTGTATACTATGCACTTCCCTTTCTGTGCATCCCGGAAGATCAGGCACCTGCTCTGTGAGATCCCACCTCTGCTGAAGTTGGCCTGTGCAGACACCTCTAGATATGAGTTCCTGGTTTATGTGACAGGTGTTACTTTCCTGTTGTTCCCTCTTTCTGTCATTGCTGCCTCCTATACACTAATCCTACTTACTGTGTTCCACATGCCCTCAAATGAGGGGCGGCAGAAAGCCCTCATCACCTGCTCTTCCCACCTGACTGTGGTTGGGATGTTCTATGGAGCTGCCATGTTAATGTATGTCCTGCCCAGTTCCCTCCACAGCCCCAAGCAGGACAACATCATCTCTGTTTTCTACACAATTGTCACCCCAGCCCtgaaccccctcatctacagCCTCAGGAATAAGGAGGTCATGGGGGCCTTGAGAAGAGTCTTGGCAAAGAACGTGCTCCTGACGTATTCTAACATCTAA